One segment of Campylobacter hominis ATCC BAA-381 DNA contains the following:
- a CDS encoding heat shock protein transcriptional repressor HspR, producing MQNYDEPMYLISVVAKILNIHPQTLRQYEREGLVEPERTEGKMRLYSARDIDRIKMILRLTKDLGVNLAGVDVIFQLKERIEESEKIIDELRGELEKFQSSKNRKTSLVKRKNSFDLIFYDDKKD from the coding sequence ATGCAAAATTATGATGAACCGATGTATTTGATAAGCGTGGTTGCTAAAATTTTAAATATTCATCCTCAAACATTGCGTCAATATGAAAGAGAAGGACTTGTCGAACCGGAAAGAACGGAAGGTAAAATGCGTTTGTATTCGGCAAGAGACATTGATCGCATAAAGATGATACTTCGTCTTACAAAAGATTTAGGTGTCAATTTGGCCGGTGTGGATGTAATTTTTCAATTAAAAGAACGCATAGAAGAAAGCGAGAAAATAATAGATGAATTACGCGGCGAGCTTGAAAAATTTCAAAGTTCAAAAAACAGAAAAACATCATTAGTAAAACGTAAAAACAGTTTTGATTTGATATTTTATGACGATAAAAAGGACTAA
- a CDS encoding DnaJ family protein → MSPNKSPYDTLGVSKTASSDEIKKAYRRLARKYHPDINKEPGAEEKFKEINAAYEILSDEKKRKQYDAYGENMFGGQDFGDFTRSAENMDDLNEILKNVFGGGFKRENFGGGFGGFDFGGFGGFENENLDIVSNLRIPFETAVNGGEISISVNSDNIKIRIPSGVESGEKLRIRGKGKSAHGRNGDLILNLEVEPSDQYERKGDDLYKKVDISLKTALFGGKISVDTFKKNVNIKIAPNTKNNQKIRLKGYGVQNRKSKIYGDLYLTTNVLLPDINNFDEQTIKILKEKL, encoded by the coding sequence ATGAGTCCAAATAAAAGCCCTTATGATACTTTGGGCGTCAGTAAAACGGCAAGCAGCGATGAAATAAAAAAAGCGTATCGCAGACTTGCCAGAAAATATCATCCGGATATAAATAAAGAACCGGGTGCCGAAGAAAAATTTAAAGAAATAAACGCGGCTTACGAAATTTTAAGTGATGAAAAAAAACGCAAACAATATGATGCTTATGGCGAAAATATGTTCGGCGGACAAGATTTCGGCGATTTTACAAGAAGTGCCGAAAATATGGATGATTTAAATGAAATTTTAAAAAATGTTTTTGGAGGCGGTTTTAAAAGAGAAAATTTCGGCGGCGGCTTTGGAGGTTTTGATTTTGGCGGATTCGGCGGTTTTGAAAATGAAAATTTAGATATAGTATCAAATCTTAGAATTCCATTCGAAACTGCTGTAAATGGTGGAGAAATAAGTATTTCAGTTAATTCTGATAATATTAAAATTCGTATTCCATCAGGCGTTGAAAGTGGAGAAAAACTTCGAATTCGTGGCAAAGGAAAAAGTGCGCATGGAAGAAATGGCGATTTGATTTTAAATTTGGAAGTTGAACCAAGCGATCAATATGAAAGAAAAGGTGACGATCTTTACAAAAAAGTTGATATTTCATTAAAAACAGCGCTTTTTGGTGGCAAAATCAGTGTAGATACATTCAAAAAAAATGTCAATATAAAAATCGCACCTAATACAAAAAATAATCAAAAAATTCGTCTAAAAGGCTATGGAGTGCAAAATAGAAAAAGTAAAATTTACGGAGATTTGTATTTAACTACAAATGTTTTACTTCCGGATATAAATAATTTTGATGAGCAGACAATCAAAATTCTTAAAGAAAAATTATAA
- a CDS encoding response regulator transcription factor, whose translation MIKILMIEDDTELAEILSEYLSKFDMKISVAEDPYIGISKLNLEHFDLLILDLTLPGMDGLEVCKEIRKKNNIPIIISSARHDLTDKVNAFEFGADDYLPKPYNPQELLVRIKSHIRRQNVNFEVSSKQNEEKDLAVNDFEHIITFKGNTLNLTAAEYDILAYLIKKEGGAISREELIYNCNAINEDSTNKSIDVIIGRIRTKLGENPKEPVYIHAIRGVGYKLIQ comes from the coding sequence ATGATAAAAATTTTAATGATTGAAGACGATACTGAACTGGCTGAAATTTTAAGTGAATATCTAAGCAAATTCGATATGAAAATAAGCGTTGCAGAAGATCCGTATATAGGCATTTCCAAATTAAATTTAGAACATTTCGATCTTCTCATACTTGATCTTACATTACCGGGAATGGATGGACTTGAAGTATGTAAAGAAATACGCAAAAAAAACAATATTCCTATCATAATTTCAAGTGCAAGACACGATTTAACCGACAAAGTAAATGCATTTGAGTTTGGCGCCGATGATTATTTGCCGAAACCTTACAATCCGCAGGAACTGCTGGTTAGAATAAAAAGTCATATTCGCCGTCAAAATGTAAATTTTGAAGTTTCTTCAAAGCAAAACGAAGAAAAAGATTTAGCGGTAAATGATTTTGAACATATAATAACTTTCAAAGGAAATACTTTAAATTTAACAGCCGCAGAATACGACATACTTGCATATCTGATAAAAAAAGAAGGCGGGGCGATTTCAAGAGAAGAGTTAATTTATAACTGCAACGCAATAAATGAAGATTCGACAAATAAGAGCATAGATGTAATAATCGGGCGCATACGCACAAAACTTGGTGAAAATCCGAAAGAGCCTGTTTATATACATGCAATCCGCGGTGTCGGATATAAACTTATTCAATGA
- a CDS encoding ArsS family sensor histidine kinase, which yields MKTSVLYAITAVFALALISISTAFFWLMDYDKQNYTRELNTKYSIISRANLYKMNSLIGEDEFQRQTENFKMREIKNKDEKNKIIQNGTVLDKIEAEIGSSAIIFYKNHNYIKITHNDNVLLLFDKDYEPYRYAIFKAIYAFIILIILITYIIIIRKIKPLRKLKREIDKFANGSLDIKNVAKGNDEISDVATAFYDAVMQIRKLNESRQLFLRNIMHELKTPITKGRITVEMIEEGKNRNRLISVFERLENLINEFAAVERATSGLTLNNITTCTMDDIVQEALDIAMLEKNAVEISNDENINVNVDFKLFSIAVKNMIDNGHKYSSNKKVKIIVNNKKCEFITTGEQLEKDLSFFTEPFSKGTNAKQSFGLGLYIVDNILKAHDLALGYRYENQNNIFIFENFSQVVNKN from the coding sequence ATGAAGACATCCGTTTTATATGCGATAACTGCTGTTTTCGCGCTGGCTTTAATAAGCATTTCAACTGCTTTTTTTTGGCTTATGGATTATGACAAACAAAATTATACAAGAGAACTGAATACAAAATATTCAATAATTTCTCGCGCGAATCTTTATAAAATGAACTCACTGATCGGAGAAGACGAATTTCAAAGACAAACTGAAAATTTCAAAATGCGCGAAATTAAAAACAAAGATGAAAAAAATAAAATAATTCAAAACGGAACTGTTTTAGACAAAATAGAAGCCGAAATCGGTTCATCGGCAATTATATTTTATAAAAATCACAATTATATAAAAATTACTCACAATGACAATGTTCTGCTGCTTTTTGACAAAGATTACGAACCGTATAGATACGCTATTTTTAAAGCTATTTATGCATTCATAATCTTAATAATTTTGATAACTTATATAATCATAATTCGCAAAATCAAACCGCTTCGAAAATTAAAAAGAGAGATTGATAAATTTGCGAACGGCAGTCTCGATATAAAAAACGTAGCCAAAGGAAATGACGAAATAAGCGATGTTGCAACGGCATTTTACGATGCCGTTATGCAAATTAGAAAACTTAACGAATCAAGACAACTTTTTTTGCGAAATATCATGCACGAATTAAAAACTCCAATAACAAAAGGCAGAATAACCGTTGAGATGATTGAAGAGGGCAAAAATAGAAATCGTCTTATTTCAGTTTTTGAAAGGCTTGAAAATTTGATAAACGAATTCGCTGCGGTTGAGCGTGCGACATCAGGTCTTACATTAAATAATATAACAACTTGCACAATGGACGATATCGTGCAGGAAGCGCTAGATATAGCGATGCTTGAAAAAAATGCAGTAGAAATATCAAACGATGAGAACATTAATGTAAATGTAGATTTTAAACTGTTTTCCATCGCCGTTAAAAATATGATTGACAATGGGCATAAATATTCTTCAAATAAAAAAGTTAAAATAATAGTTAATAACAAAAAATGCGAATTTATCACGACTGGCGAACAGCTTGAAAAAGATTTGTCGTTTTTCACGGAGCCGTTTTCAAAAGGCACAAATGCAAAACAAAGTTTCGGGCTTGGACTTTATATTGTTGATAATATTTTAAAAGCTCACGATTTGGCTTTAGGATATCGTTATGAAAATCAAAACAACATTTTTATATTTGAAAATTTCTCTCAAGTTGTAAATAAAAATTAA
- a CDS encoding Do family serine endopeptidase — MKKTVIFSIFLASVMFAGNIDFNEADKNVERINPLVNSENKIISFNSSITNAKKSVVNIATSQTIKASQNQIDPFFNDPFFNDFFKFNFGIPKTDRKAKSLGSGVIISNDGYIVTNNHVVENADEIIVTLSESDKEFKAKLIGNDPKTDIAIIKIDKKDLTAIKFGDSGELLEGDMVFAIGNPFGVGETITQGIISALNKNNIGLNQYENFIQTDASINPGNSGGALVDSRGALIGINSAILSSSGGNNGVGFAIPSNMVKNIASKLIKDGKIERGYIGVMISNLNEDQKEIYKNEEGALIASVEKNSPADKAGLKRGDLIVKINDKSIKNANELKNIIGSMSPGETIEVQYERAKDTKTAKIKLDNMDSSTLAENTESKSSIEGLKLSNLTNELKRQYNIQSDIKGVIITNVEKGSKAEDYGFERGDIIMQIAQKEIKTIADIDEAIKSNKGKKIVWVLRNEIPLGIVIK; from the coding sequence ATGAAAAAAACAGTAATTTTTTCTATTTTTTTGGCTTCTGTCATGTTTGCAGGCAATATCGATTTTAACGAAGCCGACAAAAACGTCGAGAGGATAAATCCTCTAGTAAATAGTGAAAATAAGATTATTTCATTTAATTCATCAATTACAAATGCAAAAAAATCGGTCGTAAATATTGCGACTTCACAAACCATAAAAGCGTCTCAAAATCAAATTGATCCGTTTTTTAACGATCCGTTTTTTAACGATTTTTTTAAATTTAACTTCGGAATTCCAAAAACAGATAGAAAAGCTAAATCTTTGGGATCAGGCGTAATTATTTCAAATGACGGATATATAGTTACAAACAATCATGTCGTAGAAAACGCCGATGAAATTATAGTAACTTTGAGTGAAAGCGATAAAGAATTTAAGGCAAAACTTATCGGCAACGATCCTAAAACAGATATTGCAATAATAAAAATAGACAAAAAGGATCTTACCGCAATAAAATTCGGTGATAGCGGAGAACTTCTTGAAGGCGATATGGTTTTTGCCATAGGAAATCCGTTCGGCGTTGGCGAAACAATTACACAAGGTATAATTTCGGCTCTAAATAAAAACAATATCGGTTTAAATCAATATGAAAATTTTATACAAACCGATGCTTCTATAAATCCCGGAAACTCAGGAGGAGCATTGGTAGATAGCCGTGGTGCTTTAATAGGAATAAATTCCGCTATTTTAAGCAGCAGCGGTGGAAATAACGGTGTCGGATTTGCAATTCCTTCAAATATGGTAAAAAATATCGCAAGCAAACTGATAAAAGACGGCAAGATCGAACGCGGATATATCGGCGTAATGATATCAAATCTAAATGAAGACCAAAAAGAAATTTACAAAAATGAAGAAGGCGCACTTATAGCAAGCGTGGAAAAAAATTCTCCTGCCGATAAAGCTGGACTTAAACGCGGCGATTTAATCGTTAAAATAAACGACAAAAGCATAAAAAATGCGAATGAACTTAAAAACATAATCGGCTCAATGTCTCCAGGCGAAACAATCGAAGTACAATATGAACGTGCAAAAGATACGAAAACAGCAAAAATCAAACTTGATAATATGGATAGCAGCACACTTGCAGAAAACACAGAATCAAAAAGTTCAATAGAAGGCCTAAAACTTTCAAATCTTACAAATGAACTCAAACGTCAATATAATATTCAAAGTGATATAAAAGGCGTAATCATTACAAATGTAGAAAAAGGCTCAAAAGCCGAAGATTACGGTTTTGAACGCGGAGATATAATAATGCAGATCGCTCAAAAAGAGATAAAAACCATAGCCGATATAGATGAGGCGATTAAATCAAATAAAGGCAAAAAAATCGTTTGGGTTTTAAGAAATGAAATTCCGCTTGGAATAGTAATAAAATAA
- a CDS encoding cation:proton antiporter: MELFLELFLIVSALAIVLNVIFKMFEIPTIIGYIVTGICLNHIYNLSNKAEISHVAEFGIVFLMFTIGLEFSLKYLMQMKKDVFLNGILQMSVSTIFFAFAAYEIFGINIKAAIIIGSALSLSSTAIVLKILNDRNQISQIYGRKALGILLFQDIAVIPILLMIDIFGSTDSTPVIYLILKTCISAVIVIGLLFLIGKYLFNAILNKILQTDSKEIFLISILFTVVGSSFIAHIFGFSYTLGAFIAGIIIAETEYKDQIEAVLIPFRDILLGLFFITVGMQINFDTIKENYGLILALVFVIMTIKTLIVYFILYFSVKRRVAFKAAISISQIGEFALAIFSIMLAHSAISQTNAQILISTVVITMIITPFILKNINVFANRFEGDGTSLTKNKIKLAEIKHHFIVCGYGRLGQEVVLKLKNQGLLHIVIESDLTLVELGKSRGENIYFGDMTRKSTLIEANIANADGIILTVSNEQKLMMIAKNIASLNMPSDVVVRYTGADEKKLFSDFGEKFRFIKEERAIANVLVQEAIQCKIEKHSAEI; the protein is encoded by the coding sequence ATGGAGCTTTTTTTAGAGCTTTTTTTAATAGTTTCAGCACTAGCTATTGTGCTTAACGTCATATTTAAAATGTTTGAAATCCCGACTATTATAGGTTATATAGTAACAGGAATTTGTCTAAATCATATATATAATCTTTCCAATAAAGCTGAAATTTCGCACGTCGCGGAGTTCGGTATAGTTTTTTTAATGTTTACGATAGGGCTTGAATTCAGTCTGAAATATCTTATGCAAATGAAAAAAGATGTTTTTTTAAACGGTATTTTACAAATGAGCGTAAGTACGATTTTTTTTGCTTTTGCGGCTTATGAAATTTTCGGTATTAATATAAAAGCAGCCATTATAATAGGTTCAGCTCTTTCTCTTTCGTCTACCGCAATTGTACTTAAAATTTTAAATGATAGAAATCAAATCAGTCAAATTTACGGTCGTAAAGCACTTGGAATTTTACTTTTCCAGGATATTGCAGTGATTCCGATTTTGCTTATGATTGATATTTTCGGCAGCACTGACAGCACTCCTGTAATTTATTTGATATTAAAAACTTGTATTAGTGCAGTTATTGTGATCGGATTACTGTTTTTAATCGGTAAATACCTGTTTAATGCTATTTTAAATAAAATTTTGCAGACAGATTCAAAAGAAATTTTTCTTATTTCCATACTTTTTACGGTTGTAGGCTCTAGTTTTATCGCCCATATATTTGGTTTTTCTTATACGCTTGGAGCGTTTATCGCAGGTATTATTATCGCCGAAACGGAATATAAAGATCAGATAGAAGCCGTTTTGATTCCGTTCAGAGATATATTATTAGGACTTTTTTTTATCACTGTCGGTATGCAAATCAATTTTGATACCATTAAAGAGAATTATGGTTTAATTCTTGCTTTAGTTTTTGTTATAATGACGATTAAAACACTTATAGTTTATTTTATTCTGTATTTTAGTGTAAAAAGACGTGTTGCTTTTAAAGCAGCTATTTCAATATCTCAGATTGGTGAGTTTGCACTTGCGATTTTTTCCATAATGTTGGCTCACAGCGCTATTTCTCAAACAAATGCGCAAATTTTAATTTCAACAGTTGTAATTACGATGATTATTACACCTTTTATTTTGAAAAATATAAATGTTTTTGCAAATCGTTTTGAAGGCGATGGAACTTCTTTGACAAAAAATAAAATAAAACTTGCTGAAATAAAACACCATTTTATAGTTTGCGGATACGGAAGGCTTGGTCAGGAAGTCGTATTAAAACTGAAAAATCAAGGACTTTTGCATATTGTAATTGAGAGCGATTTAACTCTTGTCGAACTTGGTAAAAGTCGCGGAGAAAATATCTATTTTGGCGATATGACACGAAAAAGCACTTTGATTGAAGCAAATATCGCAAATGCGGACGGAATAATTTTAACGGTTTCAAACGAACAGAAGTTGATGATGATAGCTAAAAATATCGCTTCTCTTAATATGCCTTCAGATGTAGTCGTCAGATATACAGGAGCAGACGAAAAAAAACTGTTTAGTGATTTTGGAGAAAAATTTCGTTTTATTAAAGAAGAAAGAGCTATTGCGAACGTGCTTGTACAGGAAGCGATTCAATGTAAAATAGAAAAACATTCAGCAGAAATTTAA